From the genome of Candidatus Cloacimonadota bacterium:
CAGCAATTGCATTCCCAAAAAAAATTTGGGAATGAGGAGAAACAGTAATTTTGAAAATTTCATGATCCCGATACATCGGGATTGGTAAGTTTGGATTTTGAAGCGGCTAAGGAGAAAATCATGTTAGACCGGGAAAAAATAATGCAGGAAAATTTTGATCCGGCAATGATCAGGAAAATCTGGAAAAAGGGAAATGTTATCTTTGATATTAATCCCGATATTATCAGGAAAGATCGTTTCGGTGATTGGATCAAAAGAGATGATTATGGAAATCCTCATTCGATTTATGGTTGGATAATCGAAGATATCGTTCCAATATCCAAAGGAGGAAACAATGAAATCGAGAATTT
Proteins encoded in this window:
- a CDS encoding HNH endonuclease; the protein is MLDREKIMQENFDPAMIRKIWKKGNVIFDINPDIIRKDRFGDWIKRDDYGNPHSIYGWIIEDIVPISKGGNNEIENLQPLHWKNRRKFL